Proteins encoded within one genomic window of Anopheles gambiae chromosome 3, idAnoGambNW_F1_1, whole genome shotgun sequence:
- the LOC133394077 gene encoding uncharacterized protein LOC133394077 produces MILRRAEVGPGPQLLLISLGVLVCFPAAVDCFVGLPLSTKPARLWPQLLLLADNATVPPIVRRVVPGDQCDRHCVPGDPPLTCHFRWKLENYATMGSACWDCRLGNRAHCFHPQCITANGLERGVFAINRRVPGPPIHVCKHDSIVVDVENQLEGLGSTIHWHGFHQKATPWMDGVPMVTQCPIPQDTTFRYQFTAVEAGTQFYHSHAGFQKANGHYGMVVVRDPSDLNQAHYDYDLSEHRIIIADWTLDMVEKWVPGIQTDSMRVDSILINGRGRYFNETTGTRADAPLTVYQVEYGKRYRFRLISSGSQYCPFQMQIQNHSMLIISTDGGTVQPQHTVDTLVSISGERYDFVLTANQPPGNYWVRVRGIGFCDQMRVEDFAILSYRTPETAIPAAGLTVEQTLAYPTEPMPTYDEPYPDGIVFNHQTAPCYTPNDTYICAADLEAYEVFRDTGLIDAVPDRTFFLGFHVIEANNSLLFSDRGTSHYATVREGFNTIGATNMISFVPPSFPLLIQPELIVDENAQFCNVSHRPAYCTDDHLCFCTHRMKVKHNDVIEIVLYDTAEVRQKFYHPFHLHGHRFIVTDSGSFPSDILTDQIAYLRNLRTVRRPNAHCPPYKDTQSIPNRGYVRIRFRADNPGFWLVHCHFEWHLADGMGLVLQIGEPDEMLKPPANFPRCGSFEPPVDTGGDAQGTNGTVARNAL; encoded by the exons ATGATTCTCAGACGTGCTGAAGTGGGCCCGGGGCCACAATTACTTTTAATATCGTTGGGCGTTTTGGTGTGctttcctgctgctgtggaCTGTTTTGTAGGGCTGCCGTTGTCAACTAAACCGG CACGACTCTGGCCGCAGCTATTGCTACTCGCGGACAACGCCACCGTACCGCCCATCGTCCGGCGGGTCGTGCCGGGCGACCAGTGTGACCGGCATTGCGTACCCGGGGACCCACCGCTTACCTGTCACTTTCGCTGGAAGCTGGAAAACTACGCCACCATGGGCTC TGCCTGCTGGGACTGTCGTCTCGGTAACCGAGCGCACTGCTTCCATCCGCAATGCATCACCGCGAACGGGCTGGAGCGTGGCGTATTCGCCATCAACCGGCGCGTGCCGGGACCACCGATACACGTCTGCAAGCACGACTCCATCGTGGTGGACGTGGAGAACCAGCTCGAGGGTCTCGGTTCGACCATCCACTGGCACGGCTTTCACCAGAAGGCAACGCCCTGGATGGACGGTGTGCCGATGGTAACGCAGTGCCCCATACCGCAGGACACCACGTTCCGCTACCAGTTTACGGCCGTGGAAGCGGGCACCCAGTTTTATCACTCACATGCGG GTTTCCAGAAAGCGAACGGCCACTACggtatggtggtggtgcgcgatCCGAGCGACCTCAACCAGGCACACTACGACTACGATCTGTCCGAGCATCGGATCATCATTGCGGACTGGACGCTCGACATGGTGGAGAAGTGGGTGCCCGGCATCCAGACCGATTCGATGCGCGTCGACTCCATCCTCATCAATGGCCGCGGGCGGTACTTTAAT GAAACGACCGGCACTCGAGCGGACGCCCCACTGACCGTGTACCAGGTGGAATATGGCAAACGGTACCGCTTTCGGTTgatcagcagcggcagccaGTACTGTCCGTTTCAGATGCAG ATTCAAAACCACAGTATGCTGATCATTTCGACTGATGGAGGTACTGTGCAGCCCCAGCATACGGTAGACACACTCGTATCCATCTCTGGTGAACGTTATGATTTCGTACTGACTGCCAATCAACCGCCAG GCAACTACTGGGTGCGTGTCCGCGGCATCGGCTTCTGCGATCAGATGCGGGTGGAAGACTTTGCCATCCTGTCCTACCGCACGCCGGAAACGGCCATCCCGGCCGCTGGCCTAACGGTGGAGCAAACGTTGGCCTATCCGACGGAACCGATGCCGACGTACGATGAGCCGTATCCGGATGGTATCGTGTTTAACCACCAGACCGCACCCTGCTACACGCCGAACGATACGTACATCTGTGCGGCGGACCTGGAAGCGTACGAGGTGTTCCGCGACACCGGCCTCATCGATGCCGTGCCCGATCGTACCTTTTTCCTGGGATTTCACGTCATCGAGGCGAACAATAGCTTGCTCTTCTCGGACCGTGGCACCAGCCATTACGCAA CTGTCCGGGAGGGCTTTAACACGATCGGTGCTACGAACATGATCAGCTTCGTGCCGCCCTCCTTCCCGCTGCTGATCCAGCCCGAGCTGATAGTCGACGAGAATGCCCAGTTCTGCAACGTCAGTCATCGGCCGGCGTACTGCACGGACGACCATCTGTGCTTCTGCACCCACCGGATGAAGGTGAAACACAACGACGTCATCGAGATCGTGCTGTACGATACGGCCGAGG TGCGACAAAAGTTCTACCATCCGTTTCATCTGCACGGGCATCGATTTATAGTGACCGATTCGGGCAGCTTCCCGAGCGACATCCTTACGGATCAGATTGCCTACCTGCGGAATCTACGCACCGTACGGCGCCCGAACGCCCACTGCCCACCGTACAAGGACACGCAGTCCATCCCGAACCGGGGCTACGTTAGGATACGGTTCCGGGCGGACAATCCGG GCTTCTGGCTGGTGCACTGTCACTTTGAATGGCATCTTGCCGACGGTATGGGGCTGGTGCTGCAGATTGGCGAACCGGACGAGATGCTCAAGCCGCCGGCCAACTTTCCACGCTGCGGTAGCTTCGAACCACCGGTGGATACTGGTGGCGACGCGCAAGGCACCAACGGTACGGTTGCCCGTAATGCGCTGTGA